The Gallus gallus isolate bGalGal1 chromosome 3, bGalGal1.mat.broiler.GRCg7b, whole genome shotgun sequence genome window below encodes:
- the KCNG3 gene encoding potassium voltage-gated channel subfamily G member 3 isoform X1 — MNFGRGPAVVLNVGGTRYSFSREVLKDFPLRRVSRLHGCLSEQDVLEVCDDYDRERNEYFFDRHSEAFGFIMLYVRHGHLRFVPHMCELSFYNELIYWGLEGSHLDYCCQRRLDDRMSETCTYYSAEEPPGDSGAGPRGKARRAAAAAAEGGKWLERMRRTFEEPTSSLAAQVLATVSILFVIVSMVVLCASTLPEWRAPENRSVEEQSRYTAESVREPSGIIEAICIGWFTAECIVRFIVSKNKCEFVRRPLNIIDLLAITPYYISVLMTVFTGENSQLQRAGVTLRVLRMMRIFWVIKLARHFIGLQTLGLTLKRCYREMVMLLVFICVAMAIFSALSQLLENGLDLGTKNKDYASIPAACWWVIISMTTVGYGDMCPITVPGRILGGICVVSGIVLLALPITFIYHSFVQCYHELKFRSARYGRSLSAEFLN; from the exons ATGAACTTTGGCCGCGGCCCCGCCGTGGTGTTGAACGTCGGGGGCACCCGGTACTCTTTCTCCCGGGAGGTGCTGAAGGATTTCCCGCTGCGGCGGGTGAGCCGCCTGCACGGCTGCCTGTCGGAGCAGGACGTGCTGGAGGTGTGCGACGACTACGACCGGGAGCGGAACGAGTACTTCTTCGACCGTCACTCGGAGGCTTTCGGCTTCATCATGCTCTACGTGAGGCACGGGCACCTCCGCTTCGTGCCGCACATGTGCGAGCTCTCCTTCTACAACGAGCTCATCTACTGGGGGCTGGAGGGCTCCCACCTCGACTACTGCTGCCAGCGCCGCCTCGACGACCGCATGTCCGAGACGTGCACCTATTACTCGGCCGAGGAGCCGCCGGGGGATTCCGGCGCCGGTCCGAGGGGCAAAgcccggcgggcggcggcggcggcggccgagGGAGGGAAGTGGCTGGAGAGGATGCGGCGGACTTTCGAGGAGCCCACGTCTTCGCTGGCGGCCCAGGTGCTGGCCACCGTCTCCATCCTCTTCGTCATCGTGTCCATGGTGGTGCTGTGCGCCAGCACCCTGCCCGAGTGGCGGGCGCCGGAGAACCGCAGCgtggaggagcagagcaggtaCACAGCAGAGTCAGTGAGGGAGCCCTCAGG GATAATTGAAGCTATCTGCATAGGCTGGTTCACTGCAGAGTGCATTGTGAGGTTCATCGTTTCAAAGAACAAGTGTGAGTTTGTCAGAAGACCTCTCAACATTATTGATTTACTGGCAATTACTCCTTACTACATCTCTGTTCTAATGACAGTTTTTACAGGGGAAAATTCGCAACTCCAGAGGGCTGGAGTCACTTTGAGGGTCTTAAGAATGATGAGGATTTTTTGGGTGATTAAACTGGCTCGTCATTTCATTGGCCTTCAAACACTTGGTCTGACTCTGAAGCGTTGTTACAGAGAGATGGTGATGCTCCTTGTCTTTATCTGTGTTGCTATGGCAATTTTCAGTGCACTTTCCCAGCTGCTTGAAAATGGGCTGGACTTGGGAACAAAGAATAAGGATTAtgccagcatccctgctgcttgTTGGTGGGTGATCATCTCTATGACCACAGTTGGTTACGGTGACATGTGTCCCATCACAGTACCGGGAAGGATTCTTGGAGGAATCTGCGTGGTTAGTGGCATCGTTTTACTAGCCTTGCCAATCACTTTCATTTATCATAGCTTTGTGCAGTGTTACCATGAGCTCAAGTTCCGATCTGCTAGGTATGGTAGAAGCCTCTCTGCTGAATTCTTAAATTGA
- the COX7A2L gene encoding cytochrome c oxidase subunit VIIa polypeptide 2 like isoform 2 (isoform 2 is encoded by transcript variant 2), protein MYYKFNGFTQRLVGAAASTAYNPQKADGLPVHLKRGVPDKLLYRTTMALTIGGTIYCLVALYMASQPRSQK, encoded by the exons ATGTACTACAAGTTCAACGGCTTCACGCAGCGCCTCGTCGGGGCCGCGGCCTCCACCGCCTACAACCCGCAG AAAGCAGATGGGCTGCCTGTACACCTGAAACGAGGAGTTCCAGATAAGCTGCTTTATCGGACCACTATGGCTCTCACAATAGGCGGGACTATCTACTGTCTAGTAGCACTGTACATGGCCTCGCAACCAAGAAGCCAAAAGTAG
- the COX7A2L gene encoding cytochrome c oxidase subunit VIIa polypeptide 2 like isoform 1 (isoform 1 is encoded by transcript variant 1): protein MYYKFNGFTQRLVGAAASTAYNPQGLKPIVSTESPALVFGTTTKLASDLPATDSFLGKNQVPDLQKLFQKADGLPVHLKRGVPDKLLYRTTMALTIGGTIYCLVALYMASQPRSQK from the exons ATGTACTACAAGTTCAACGGCTTCACGCAGCGCCTCGTCGGGGCCGCGGCCTCCACCGCCTACAACCCGCAG GGACTCAAACCAATAGTTTCCACTGAATCCCCAGCTCTGGTTTTTGGGACAACAACTAAACTTGCTTCAGATTTACCAGCAACTGATTCTTTCTTGGGTAAAAACCAGGTGCCAGACCTACAGAAACTTTTTCAG AAAGCAGATGGGCTGCCTGTACACCTGAAACGAGGAGTTCCAGATAAGCTGCTTTATCGGACCACTATGGCTCTCACAATAGGCGGGACTATCTACTGTCTAGTAGCACTGTACATGGCCTCGCAACCAAGAAGCCAAAAGTAG
- the COX7A2L gene encoding cytochrome c oxidase subunit VIIa polypeptide 2 like isoform X1: MYYKFNGFTQRLVGAAASTAYNPQGLKPIVSTESPALVFGTTTKLASDLPATDSFLGKNQVPDLQKLFQSDSKADGLPVHLKRGVPDKLLYRTTMALTIGGTIYCLVALYMASQPRSQK, translated from the exons ATGTACTACAAGTTCAACGGCTTCACGCAGCGCCTCGTCGGGGCCGCGGCCTCCACCGCCTACAACCCGCAG GGACTCAAACCAATAGTTTCCACTGAATCCCCAGCTCTGGTTTTTGGGACAACAACTAAACTTGCTTCAGATTTACCAGCAACTGATTCTTTCTTGGGTAAAAACCAGGTGCCAGACCTACAGAAACTTTTTCAG TCTGACTCG AAAGCAGATGGGCTGCCTGTACACCTGAAACGAGGAGTTCCAGATAAGCTGCTTTATCGGACCACTATGGCTCTCACAATAGGCGGGACTATCTACTGTCTAGTAGCACTGTACATGGCCTCGCAACCAAGAAGCCAAAAGTAG
- the KCNG3 gene encoding potassium voltage-gated channel subfamily G member 3 isoform X2, translating into MNFGRGPAVVLNVGGTRYSFSREVLKDFPLRRVSRLHGCLSEQDVLEVCDDYDRERNEYFFDRHSEAFGFIMLYVRHGHLRFVPHMCELSFYNELIYWGLEGSHLDYCCQRRLDDRMSETCTYYSAEEPPGDSGAGPRGKARRAAAAAAEGGKWLERMRRTFEEPTSSLAAQVLATVSILFVIVSMVVLCASTLPEWRAPENRSVEEQSRIIEAICIGWFTAECIVRFIVSKNKCEFVRRPLNIIDLLAITPYYISVLMTVFTGENSQLQRAGVTLRVLRMMRIFWVIKLARHFIGLQTLGLTLKRCYREMVMLLVFICVAMAIFSALSQLLENGLDLGTKNKDYASIPAACWWVIISMTTVGYGDMCPITVPGRILGGICVVSGIVLLALPITFIYHSFVQCYHELKFRSARYGRSLSAEFLN; encoded by the exons ATGAACTTTGGCCGCGGCCCCGCCGTGGTGTTGAACGTCGGGGGCACCCGGTACTCTTTCTCCCGGGAGGTGCTGAAGGATTTCCCGCTGCGGCGGGTGAGCCGCCTGCACGGCTGCCTGTCGGAGCAGGACGTGCTGGAGGTGTGCGACGACTACGACCGGGAGCGGAACGAGTACTTCTTCGACCGTCACTCGGAGGCTTTCGGCTTCATCATGCTCTACGTGAGGCACGGGCACCTCCGCTTCGTGCCGCACATGTGCGAGCTCTCCTTCTACAACGAGCTCATCTACTGGGGGCTGGAGGGCTCCCACCTCGACTACTGCTGCCAGCGCCGCCTCGACGACCGCATGTCCGAGACGTGCACCTATTACTCGGCCGAGGAGCCGCCGGGGGATTCCGGCGCCGGTCCGAGGGGCAAAgcccggcgggcggcggcggcggcggccgagGGAGGGAAGTGGCTGGAGAGGATGCGGCGGACTTTCGAGGAGCCCACGTCTTCGCTGGCGGCCCAGGTGCTGGCCACCGTCTCCATCCTCTTCGTCATCGTGTCCATGGTGGTGCTGTGCGCCAGCACCCTGCCCGAGTGGCGGGCGCCGGAGAACCGCAGCgtggaggagcagagcag GATAATTGAAGCTATCTGCATAGGCTGGTTCACTGCAGAGTGCATTGTGAGGTTCATCGTTTCAAAGAACAAGTGTGAGTTTGTCAGAAGACCTCTCAACATTATTGATTTACTGGCAATTACTCCTTACTACATCTCTGTTCTAATGACAGTTTTTACAGGGGAAAATTCGCAACTCCAGAGGGCTGGAGTCACTTTGAGGGTCTTAAGAATGATGAGGATTTTTTGGGTGATTAAACTGGCTCGTCATTTCATTGGCCTTCAAACACTTGGTCTGACTCTGAAGCGTTGTTACAGAGAGATGGTGATGCTCCTTGTCTTTATCTGTGTTGCTATGGCAATTTTCAGTGCACTTTCCCAGCTGCTTGAAAATGGGCTGGACTTGGGAACAAAGAATAAGGATTAtgccagcatccctgctgcttgTTGGTGGGTGATCATCTCTATGACCACAGTTGGTTACGGTGACATGTGTCCCATCACAGTACCGGGAAGGATTCTTGGAGGAATCTGCGTGGTTAGTGGCATCGTTTTACTAGCCTTGCCAATCACTTTCATTTATCATAGCTTTGTGCAGTGTTACCATGAGCTCAAGTTCCGATCTGCTAGGTATGGTAGAAGCCTCTCTGCTGAATTCTTAAATTGA